A stretch of the Aspergillus puulaauensis MK2 DNA, chromosome 6, nearly complete sequence genome encodes the following:
- a CDS encoding DUF1772 domain-containing protein (COG:S;~EggNog:ENOG410PSI3;~PFAM:PF08592;~TransMembrane:4 (i12-33o53-74i86-107o139-158i)): protein MASTPFTKGLEGTAVLVGSFLSGSMMTISLISIPVALQTATEPSHLLHQWTRMYYYGHRLHPTIAALTSTVYGYCAWQRKAANKSWSALALAGLVTVSITPFTWLFILPTNKAIKDLASESQDAALVGMDDVRRLVVKWSWMHLVRSVFPLVGGVIAMNQLL, encoded by the exons ATGGCTTCCACACCATTCACAAAAGGCCTCGAGGGAACCGCCGTCCTAGTTGGGTCATTTCTATCCG GCTCAATGATGACTATATCTCTAATATCAATCCCCGTTGCTCTACAGACAGCAACAGAGCCGTCTCATCTCCTGCACCAGTGGACCCGCATGTACTACTATGGCCATCGGCTGCATCCCACAATAGCAGCCCTAACATCTACAGTCTACGGCTACTGCGCGTGGCAGCGGAAGGCCGCGAACAAGTCTTGGTCTGctctggctttggctggacTGGTCACTGTGTCCATAACCCCGTTTACGTGGTTGTTCATACTGCCTACGAACAAGGCGATCAAGGATCTGGCGAGCGAGAGTCAGGATGCTGCGCTTGTTGGGATGGATGATGTTAGACGGTTGGTTGTGAAGTGGAGTTGGATGCATCTGGTCAGAAGCGTTTTTCCGCTGGTTGGGGGGGTTATTGCTATGAATCAGCTACTATAA
- a CDS encoding uncharacterized protein (TransMembrane:1 (o230-248i)): MQGMKGLDGDLKNGFGKFPRSRGRENWPQWYAFVRASAMAGGTWDYFKPDLEPNPEPVLAPKDGFHDIRLRLDKMKKNAGSEQELRCWTCVADNDVDDDPFIDDEGCNGCRDRRYRKLVMPEKVARDLYGRGSVTLKRQDDWPKWYAAIKQAAKWKGVWEHIDLDVEDDKLPARPHRVHPNLEPAINKLKELSAAERKRSEDDAEHFKAVEMVLLGDQKRRADFDAGKGYIVWAILSTVAEPLVVYLYEETDPRKMLLILKERIPPALPEGYEQLQARGNRRNRRNRRR, translated from the coding sequence ATGCAAGGCATGAAAGGGCTGGACGGCGATCTGAAGAACGGGTTCGGTAAGTTCCCTAGATCCAGAGGCCGCGAGAACTGGCCGCAATGGTACGCATTCGTTAGAGCCTCTGCAATGGCAGGGGGCACATGGGATTATTTCAAGCCTGACCTAGAGCCCAACCCCGAACCAGTGCTTGCACCGAAAGACGGGTTCCACGATATACGCTTGCGTTTAGACaaaatgaagaagaatgccgGTAGCGAGCAGGAGCTCCGATGTTGGACCTGCGTTGCAGATAACGACGTGGACGACGACCCCTTcatcgacgacgagggaTGTAACGGCTGCCGTGACCGCCGCTACAGGAAGCTGGTGATGCCGGAAAAGGTGGCCCGCGATCTATACGGGCGGGGCTCAGTTACTCTGAAGAGGCAGGACGACTGGCCGAAATGGTACGCTGCCATCAAACAGGCAGCGAAATGGAAGGGCGTGTGGGAGCATATCGATCTAGATGTCGAAGACGACAAACTGCCGGCGCGCCCGCATCGCGTGCATCCGAACCTGGAGCCTGCGATCAATAAATTAAAGGAGCTTAGTGCCGCAGAGCGCAAGAGGTCGGAGGATGACGCCGAGCACTTCAAAGCGGTCGAAATGGTGCTGTTGGGTGACCAGAAACGCAGGGCAGATTTTGATGCTGGCAAGGGATATATTGTATGGGCTATCCTTTCGACGGTGGCTGAACCGTTGGTTGTTTATCTTTACGAAGAGACCGATCCTCGAAAGATGCTTCTCATTCTCAAGGAGCGGATCCCGCCAGCCCTGCCTGAAGGATACGAACAGCTGCAGGCCCGGGGAAATCGGCGCAATAGGCGGAATAGACGACGATGA
- a CDS encoding uncharacterized protein (COG:G;~EggNog:ENOG410PW53;~InterPro:IPR020846,IPR011701,IPR036259;~PFAM:PF07690;~TransMembrane:12 (i51-69o98-118i125-144o150-173i185-207o219-241i290-314o326-346i353-376o382-400i412-434o446-468i);~go_function: GO:0022857 - transmembrane transporter activity [Evidence IEA];~go_process: GO:0055085 - transmembrane transport [Evidence IEA]) — MATQTSGTDQKQVETSTTPIPSSNDTPPPRTFRSFIWDTDTHLKSPAEKRLLLKLDASILTIGCLGFFMKYLDQGNLSNAYVSGMQEQLSMYGNEYTYAQTMYTVAYAVMQVPSTLIIQKIRPSIWLAVMEVAWGAFTFAQAGVHNVPELYAFRFLVGLFESSFFPALLYLLGSWYTKTELAKRVALFHMTAPLGTAFGGYLQAAVYENLNGAHGIEGWRWLYIVCGCMTVPVGLATFVVLPDTPYTTKVWFLSAEERELAIERVRRAGKAAPVKIRLATFKTILSSWKWYGFVIGYVLYGSSCGANGYFAIWLKSENFSVAERNVIPTGTSLVSAACVVLWGFLSDYTGSRFAWVLIPLICGLLPNGILAFWPSSLALKEFAFLTIAVQLMTAVFYSWANEVCAGNNEERAVVVSSMNGFQYAVAAWLPIVIFPQTMAPDFRYGFPTTFGLVIAAIFAVIGIQLFVLRDERRAKHAAASGEVDA; from the exons ATGGCGACCCAAACATCAGGTACAGACCAAAAACAGGTCGAGACTTCAACAACACCCATCCCCTCAAGTAATGACACCCCACCACCGCGCACATTCCGCTCCTTCATCTGGGACACAGACACGCACCTCAAATCCCCCGCGGAAAAGCGCCTCCTGCTCAAGCTCGACGCCTCAATCCTGACTATCGGATGTCTGGGCTTCTTCATGAAATACCTCGACCAGGGGAACCTGTCCAACGCCTACGTCTCAGGCATGCAGGAGCAACTCTCCATGTACGGAAACGAATACACATACGCCCAGACCATGTACACAGTCGCGTACGCCGTGATGCAGGTCCCCAGTACACTGATCATCCAGAAAATCCGACCTAGTATCTGGCTCGCCGTGATGGAGGTTGCCTGGGGCGCGTTTACGTTCGCGCAGGCCGGGGTCCACAATGTGCCGGAGCTATACGCGTTCCGGTTTCTGGTGGGGTTGTTTGAGAGTTCGTTTTTCCCGGCTTTGCTTTATCTGCTCGGGAGTTGGTATACGAAGACGGAGCTTGCGAAGAGGGTGGCCTTGTTCCATATGACCGCGCCGCTGGGGACCGCGTTCGGCGGGTATCTCCAGGCGGCGGTTTATGAGAATTTGAATGGCGCGCATGGCATTgaggggtggaggtggttgtATATTGTCTGTGGGTGTATGACTGTGCCGGTTGGGCTTGCGACGTTTGTGGTGCTCCCTGATACGCCGTATACGACGAAGGTGTGGTTCCTGTCGgctgaggagagggagttgGCGATTGAGCGGGtgaggagggctgggaaggcgGCGCCGGTGAAGATTCGGTTGGCGACGTTCAAGACGATTCTGAGCTCGTGGAAGTGGTATGGGTTTGTTATTGGATACGTG TTATATGGATCGTCATGCGGCGCAAACGGGTACTTTGCCATCTGGCTCAAGTCCGAGAACTTCTCTGTCGCCGAACGCAATGTCATTCCCACTGGGACGTCTCTGGTATCTGCAGCCTGCGTTGTCCTCTGGGGTTTTCTGTCGGACTATACCGGGAGCAGGTTCGCCTGGGTGCTGATACCACTG ATATGCGGCCTTCTCCCAAACGGCATCTTAGCATTCTGGCCATCCAGTCTTGCGCTAAAGGAGTTCGCCTTCCTAACAATTGCCGTTCAGCTCATGACAGCCGTGTT CTACTCCTGGGCTAACGAAGTCTGCGCCGGGAACAACGAAGAACGAGCCGTGGTGGTCAGTAGCATGAATGGCTTTCAGTATGCTGTCGCTGCATGGCTGCCTATTGTTATCTTTCCGCAGACAATGGCGCCGGATTTCC GGTATGGGTTTCCAACCACCTTTGGCCTGGTTATTGCGGCGATCTTTGCAGTCATTGGAATTCAGCTGTTTGTTCTCCGGGACGAGCGCAGGGCTAAACATGCGGCAGCTTCTGGGGAAGTTGATGCGTAG